The sequence below is a genomic window from Silene latifolia isolate original U9 population chromosome 7, ASM4854445v1, whole genome shotgun sequence.
gtgcccttacTCGAACGACGGGGAATACCGGATGACACATACGAGGAATCCGATTTGGGGCCATGGACTTGCACCTTTGCTTCTTGTGTCACTGATGGGTTTGAACCCAGGTCATGATAGCACTACCTCTTGTAACTTTATTACTCTCTATGTCCCAGTGAATAATTGACATTTGTTTTACTTTGTCAGGAGGAAATAAGTCCagtgtaaactattgattggGACCGGGGGAGTACAACTAAGCTAGTAGACATCTGTATTTTCTTTCTTTTAATGTTATAACTTGTTTAGCATGACTAattgatggaataaagcaaaatagTTCATTAATTAGTTCTCGCTAAGTTAAGCAGGTTGAATTTCCGTTTCTTATAATTAGGTATGAAAATGAACCCTTATATGATTTGatatgatattatattatatAAGGTGTCacttttttatattttatttatcttgTACAGACTACAGAGTATTAATTAATATCAATAATGTACTCCCTTGACGAACAAATTATTTAATTGTCATTTGTTTAAAATATtactcacaaaataataaaagtatAAATAATAAACTTCTTGTTGAATCGGAGGAAGTATATAATGTATAGAATTCTTGTTTAGTGAGGATTGTACCATTTTATTAAAACGTATTCTACTACAATTTTATAAGCAAAAGCTATATATATAATATTTCTTCCGTAAAAACTATTTGTCAAATTTCATACAATGGAGGATACACAAAACAATACTCTTCCATTCGATGTGCAAACCGATATCCTACTAAAGCTACCCGTAAAATCCCTTGTTCGATTCAGGTGCGTGTCCAAGTGTTGGCGAACCTTGATTACCAGCCACCGCTTCATCAACCTTCATCGACTAACAAATAACCAAACCAACCAACCTCAAAACTCGAATGCTTCAAACCTCGTCGTCCTCGTTGGCAATTCCAAGATCTTAACCTACGAATTTTCCGGTTCCCAAGTCACTTGCAAACTTCCTAGCCCTCCAATTTTATTCAATAGCTACGACCTTATTGGATCGTCTAATGGTATCCTATGCTTACGCCATCCTTCGTCATTGCCATTACGGGCTCTCGCATTGTACAACCCGACAACCGGGGACTACCGGGTCTTAATGTCGTTGATGACatgtgaatttgaatttcacgtTTGTCACGATAATGCGGAGTTTGGTTACGATCACACGAGCAATGATTTTAAGATCGTAAGCTTACAACAAGATCACCGTCCTTATATATATAGATTACGAAACAATTCATGGGAGATCATCGAATTACACGATTCTTCGCTTTTACGTCGTTTTTACGGGATATTTACTAAAACTATGGTTATCGCTAATAATGCATTACATTGGCATGTTAAGTCACATGCTTCGCCAGGTGAAAGGACAAGTTTACTTGCTTTCGATCTTGGGAACGAAGAATTTTACGAGGTACTTACCTCCCGCCATTGCTTGAAATTATTAATCCTTCTTACTGAATAACTCAATTTCTTATGTCCAAATCTGACTTAATTttcataaaataacttaatttctataaaataacttaattaaatatatttatttattttatggaatATCTTACAGATACCTCTACCCGAAAGGGATACATGTCATTGTTCAAGTCAGCATTGTAGGGATTATTGTGAACATATTGATTGGGAATTAGCTAATTTACGCGGTTATTTACATTTATCGATTGTCGGATTTAGTGGCCGGTGTAGCCATTGCTTGAAATTATTAATCCGTCTTATTGAATAACCCAATTTCTTATGTCCAAATCTGACTTAATTttcataaaataacttaatttccataaaataactttatttaatattaatttaatacTTATTTACTTTATGGAATATCTTACAGGTACCTCTGCCCGAAAGGGATACATGTTCAAGTCAGCATTGTAAGGATTATTGTGAGCATATTGATTGGGAATTAGCTAATTTACGCGGTTATTTACATTTATCGATTGTCGAATTTAGTGGCCGATGTAGCCATTGTTTCCCTCGCATAGAAATATGGATTATGAAGGAATACGGTGTTAAACAATCATGGACTAAATTGCTTCATTACTCACTCAAAGAAGTTACGGACTTGTTCGCTAATCGTTCTACTCCAATAATTCAATATCCTAAGCATATATGGCCACAGGTATACGGTTACTCGAAAGACGGTCAGGAGATCCTTGTTGGGTTAAAGAGTGCTCCTAAGAATTTTTTCAGTTGTCATCTTCAAACCCGAGAAGTTAAGAAGGTTTCAGTTTTATCGGATGAAAAAACCGGGGCATTCCGTTTGGTGCCATGGACTTGTACCTTTGCTTGCATCTTGTGATTTGCTTCATTCGATCTCTTTCTTTTAATGTTACTCGTATTTGTTTGGTTTGACGAattgatggaataaagcaaaatagTCCGCTAATTAGTTCTAGTCAATTTTTTTATCAGTTTTGTACGAGTACTATTTTATTCATTGTCTGTCACTCGAAAAACTCACGATGATTGTGTACATACGACCCCTTTTAATCCTAGCTAAGTTATGAAACTTGGTATGGACTATGGAGTATAGTACGAGTATATTTTTTAGGGATGTTCTTTAAAAAAATTTGACCGTTGATAACTCCTGGTTACAAGTTCAGAATAAgataaacttttttttcaaattgaccgtcttgaaggggtcttcagtttgaaaaagaattcaccGACGTTTCAACTTATAGTCGGGAATTATgatcggtcaaagtttattcgttaaaaaaactttgaccaaccataaaatctgctacgagttcaaaaagtggtgaattttttttcaaattcaaggccttgatgagataattggtttgaaaaaagaTTACGTTTTTTGAATTCGCATAATAAAGAATTATTTCGGTCAAAGCGCCCTGTTTGGTAAAAACAAATGTCTTTGTTTTCAATATCTTgttttaccaaacactaaaatttatattgattggtcaaacattcTAAAATCCTttaatatgctaaaaattggccaATATTCCGTTTACCAAACATAGCCaaagtttttttttgtgaaaaatgaGAGTACAGTTAGAAAACGAGAAAGTTCAGGGATAAACGAGAaaatatccctatcttttataAATCCTATCGCGAGTAGATTTCCATAAGTATTAGGAAAAAATAATCCTGCATGCATAGATTTCTTTCCTAATAAGGACTTTAGTTGATAGATTACACAGCCAGTTGTACTGATTAACTACTgaacatatacatatatatatgtgaTATTAATTGATTGATTAACCGTACGCACGACTTGTAATGGAGGATACACAAAATAATAGGCTTCCATTAGATCTAGTAATCAGCATCCTACTAAAACTACCAGAAAAATCGCTTGTTCGATTCAGGTGCGTGTCCAAGTCTTGGTTAACTCTAATAACCAGCAAACGCTTCATCAGACTTTACCTGCAATCGAATAACCAAATCCAATCTCAAAACTCGAATGGTTCAAATACCTTCATCCTTATTGGCATAAACACCATCTTAACCTACGATTTTTCCGGTTCACAAGTCGTTTCTAAACTTCCTAGCCCACCTATTTTATTAACAAGACACAGCTTTATCGGTTCTGCCAATGGTTTGATATGTTTTCTACATCCTAATCCGCCTGAGTTAACTATAACAATCGCGTTGTATAACCCGACAACAAAAGCGTTTAGCGTGTTACCTGCGTTGGAAAGACGAGGACGCTGCGTAGGCAAATTCAATTTTGGGTTTGGTTACGATTACAAAAACAGTGATTTTAAGATTGTAAGCCTACATGACATAGACCGTCCTCATATATATAGGCCGCGAAGCAATTCCTGGGAGCTCATCATCAAACCGCGCAACTTTGGATTTACCAAGTATGAATATGAATTAAGCAACTTTGGATCTAGAAAAACTAGTGTTTTTTCTAATAATGCATTACACTGGCAATTTTCGGGAAAAATACTTGGTTTCAATCTTGCGACCGAGGAGTTTTACTGGGTACCTCTaccctaggtagcacggacactcctcctaatcaaCCTTCCCGTGTCAGACACCTGTGTCTATCAAGGAACTTAAGATATGTTTAGCGATTGTGTGCATCCAGCCGCTTTATCCTGTCAAAGACGAGGGTGGCTATCAAGGAACTTAAGATATGTTGCGGTATAATATACCGTCTTGCATACTTGCATCGCTTCCCTGCTATATTCACTGTCATTTAAAGAAAAAGCTACAATGTAGATTTATGTAGGATAGAAAAGCAATAAACTTTGACCAGAAATATCAGGAACAAGAAATAATAATTCTGTACTGAGTTTTGTTTTGCATACTATAAAAGAAAAGAACAAATTAGGAGACTGTGAGGGTTCTCGGCTGCTGTCGATTATGATGGCTTGTAGTATTTGGTAGGTACGAAAGGCATTTTTGAAACAACGCCTTCATACGACTTTCCTCTAACAACAATGTTCACCTTAGTACCAGCCTTATGGTTACCAGATTTCACATACCCCATTGCTATGTTCTTCTTGAGGCAGGGACTAAATCCGCCACTGGTAACTTCACCAATGTTTTCTCCGCTTTCATTCTGAATCTCGCTGTGACTCCTAGCAGGAGGTCCTGAAGAGATGAACCCTACTCGTCTGATTTTTGGGCCATCAGCGATTTGTTTCAGTATCACTTCTGCACCGAGAAAACCTCCTTCTGCACGCCTCCTCTTGCCTACAGCCCATGTAAGTCCGGCCTCAACTGGTGTAATGTGTTGTTCCATATCGTTGCCGTATAGACATAATCCGGCCTCCAGCCTGAGACTGTCACGAGCCCCTAGCCCTGTCAGTCTTACCTTTCCTTCTGATTTCTCTAAGATTTGCTTTGCGAGATCTACAGCGTACTCGTCAGGTACTgaaatttcaaaaccgtcttcacCAGTATAGCTGAAATCACAAATTTAAACATTGCATCACTAAAACAGTCAGTCTCTGACCTTGATTTCGGAAACAGGTTGCCCGGATATTTATAATACAGAATCTGAACCAGACAATCATATAAAGTTAAAGCTAAACTAATAATCTCGCAAATATAAAAGATTTGTACACAATTCTGAGTCTTGAACACGGAAAGGAAAAGAGCATACCCAGTCCTGGTGAGGTAGCAAGGGAAACCGCTGATATCGACCATAGAGAACATCCCAAAGTACATCTTGCTCAAGTCTTCCTTGGTCAATAATTGAAGAACAGGAGCAGCAAGGGGACCCTGAGAAATTACAGCAAAGAAAATCGATTATATTAGTCCAGCCTGTGAGTCTTGTATGAGACAGTCTTACAAATGTGAGACTAACCCGAATCCTTGTGTATTTCTCATTTGATTATAGGCCAATGGTTCCCCCTTTAATATTTTGGTTTAGTAGAATACTTTCTATATGTTTGTGTCAAGAAGGGATTACCACACTCCCGCTAATtcacgacacaacaacaaaaacatcaGAGCCTAATCCCAAAATGacttggggtcggctgacatgaatcatcctttagaaccgtcggCGGAGCCAGGAATGTAAGTCAGCGGAGGCGGAAATTTTCAGCAGGGGCGAAACGGTAATATTATAAGGGGgccaaaaaaaattcgaaaattttaactaaaaatttcgaaatttttaaacgCCAGCGggggcgaccgcccctgctagcccctccCTGGCTCCACCACTGCGTCCATGgatgaacgcacacctcaaaaatgcgaaaaaaagaaaagaaaaagtgaaaaacaaaaggggagtgaaacataataaCTCCGCTAATTCACGACACAACAATAATAGAAAGATTAATGAGCCATTTCGCTCATAGAGTTATAGAGTTATAGGAAGACGAGGAAGTATGAATTGTTAGTGGCACAACATCTACCTGCAAGGCAAGAAGAGATCTCTCATCATGAATGTGCCAGGAGACATTACCACCTTTAGCCTTGAACGACTTCATATGCTCCTCGATATGAGCAAGATCCTTATCTCTACAACCAGCATTCACAACCAAATATATATGATCGTCTTTCACCTTGGTAATCACAGTGTCGTCAATGGATCCACCCTTTTCATTTGTAAACACAGATAAAGTTCCAGTACCAGGAGCAAGTCCGGCAATATCACCAATAACAAGCTTTTCAAGGAAAGGAATGCAATCCGATCCCTTGAGACTGAGACCACACATGTGAGCAACATCAAAAAGACTGCCATTCTCTCTACAATTCACGGTAGAATCCATGATTGAGTCCTTGTACTGAATTGGCATGCTGTAACCAGCAAAAGGTACCATTTTCCCGCCATTTGCAACATGAAAGTCATACAGAGCTGTTTTCTTAAGATCGGCCTCACTAGCAAAATGTCGGCGAGAAGCAACTTTCTTTTCTGCCTGTGCAAGACGCCTGGTTATTGATTGCCCAAGCTGCCATAATCCTCCTCCTCTCATCTCTGAGCACATTAAACAAAACATTAACGGAATAATTAAGCTGTTTCTCACGGTAAACATGAAGAGTTACTACTTTCAGTATACGGTATTCAACACAAATACTATTCTGCAAACTTCAATACAATCCTTCTATAATCTACACTTCAAATTTCGACATTATAGAATCATAGAAATACTGTTCAGTTACATCAGTAatcctccgtcccggtcatttgttgtcctttagttttggcacaaagaccaaggaaagggcaaggagccaattactaaatgacaagtggaataaattgagtgtgaatgatcaaattgtcatcaagttcattcttaaaataaaaaggacaacaaatgaccgggacagatggAGTACAATATAAGAGGAGGGAGATTCAAACACGCATCTTATAGTCAAGCTCTACACTAGGCCAAGACATCATCAATACTTCTTGATACTATAATATTAagatccaacaacaacaacattaccacaGTGCCTTAATAGTTTCCGTAAATTGCAGGGTAAGGGGGTCGGAAATGAACAAAATACCTCAAAAACCATCCAATTTCACAAAACAAAATGCCCGAAATAAACAATCTCATATTGCCAAAATAAGTACATCATAATTTCTTCAATGCACAACAGAATGACATACAAAGTTTCGAACTTTTCACTTTTTTGCATCAGAAATGCACTGATGCACATCAGATTATCCACAAACAGCAAAGTCAATCAGAAACCAGTGCATTAACAAACTTAATTAACATGTAAATTATAAATACACACAACATTACAACAATAACAATAGAAATTAATTAGAAACTAATCAAAGATTAAATCTTTTAGCATTAATAATAATGTATACATACAAAAAAATAACATGGTATTTGATCAAATTCATAAAGATCCAAACTTTACCTCAGAAAAAATGAAACGAGGAAGTTTTGTGATTCTGTTTTAGTTATAGAGACTGAAAGATAAAATGGGTATCACCCAAATTAATCTAATCAGGGAAAAAATAATGTCTTTTATATATGCATGTTATAAAAACAGGCTATACAACACTACAAATATAAGTAATTCAATGTTAATATAAGAACCGATATATTCGTCCTAAACTTAAAATCGGACAAATAGAAATATTCTGAAAAAGCAAATGTATAGGGTGTTTGGGACTGAatacttgttttccttttatCTATCTAAATGACACATTATTTAATCTAATTCGTTTTCAATTTAAGACGGATATGTCCGTTTTAAAAAGACCGTAGATGTATTTATCCTTTAtattattgaaaaaaaaaaaggaaaagatgaAAAAAAGGAAAGTGATGGGAGTTTGGTGGAGAGTAAAGTAAGTTAGTGGGTAAGATCTAATTAGAGTCAGATATACCCAATCATCAGTGAATGGCTGCGACTCTCTTGAATTCTAGCCCTTTGTTTCTTTTCTATCTTGTACGAAGTATTTTGATGGGATGAAAATGTGATCTCAACATGGTTTTATTTTATTCTGCTTTATTTAGATTAACCGGTAAAAGGTTAGACGTAACTATAAatttcaaactttttttttacaAGAAAGTGTAAGTGTAAGAGTGTTGAAGGATATGAATGTAGCACATATCAAGTTTGATTTTACTCTACTCGAATTTAGAATAAAACAGATAATAACAATGAAAAAAAGAAGTATAGGTAATAGGATATTATCATCACCAACTTAACAATCCTTGCTCAAAAGTGAATGTGAGAGATGAGAGGTTTCTATCGATGGTTAGAAACTTAGAATGATCATTTATGCATTCATTTGTAAGGTAGAGGCAAATGCGAAATTTGACAAAGTTAAGTCTTATTCCTTTTGAGTGAAAAGGATTAACTAAGTTGAAAAGAGCTGTTTTAACTTAGCCGAACTGAATGGAGCTAAACCGAATGGAAAACTAACTGGATGAAACTGAATTAAAATGAAGTGAGTATAAATTAAGTTGGCAAGAAAAGAGTCTTACTCTTTAACTTATCATATCTTAATCAAGTCAATCATAAATAAAAGGTTAAGTATTGTTTGGTAAAAAAGATATATTGGCCAATTTTTAAGATATTCAGGGTTTTAGCGTGTTTGCCGatcaatcaatatgctaattttagtgtttggtaaaaaGATATTAAAAAAGCAGTATTTGGGGTCGATATTTGTTTTTTTACAATATCTTCTTACCTCAAAGATATTGGTTAAcgatattgtaaaataggaaatttttctcaattttacaaagaaaattaacaatctactaatcgtaatctgtcaattaccaaacactcaaattaattctgctaaatataatatgctagtcaaatcttctcataaaaatcatttaTTTATAATGCACTGTAAACCGCTTTATCGAAATTAATCCATttgtttaccaaacagagccttataTAATCTCATTCCTTCCAAAATTATAAGTTTAAGAGAAGCCGATAAATGCACTTGAATATCAAAATGGATTAATGTCATTTTCTaatcaaataaattataaataagagCTAAAATTATTCTTAAGCAAATTCATTTCTTTTCCAAACCCGATAAATGCACTTGAATATCAAAATAGATTAGTGTTCAGGCTAACTTTTATTTTTTAGTGCACACTTTATGAAGACCGAACAGGACTACCCTTCAGCCTATTCGCACTTGATTCAAATATGTAAATCGTTCGTGACGGACACAGAATGGCAGGTGCATACCCAACATGTGTATGGGGAAGCTAACTTTTGTGCTGATTCACTGGCGAATTTTGGAGTTCATAAATTTCAACAACTGCTAATCTGGGAGGTGTCAGACATGTTGGCTCGGTTATTCGAGTTAATTCAACAAGATATGGGGGGCGTTGCAAGGCCTCGTTATGTTCGCCTCGTTATGTTCCTTTTTTATGCTTTTTAGTTTGTTGTTAGTTTCGGAccttgttttgtttgtttggaTTAATCGTGTTtcttttttcacaaaaaaaaaaaaaaaaaaaaacttatttttTCGGTTAGAAAAACACACTTAAAAAGCTAGGTCGAAAAGCTTCTTAGGCTCTATTtagtaaaactaactgaaaaggtaactgaaaattaggaactgataaggtagctgattatataaaaaaatgtttgacaaactaactgaaaagctaactgattttgatgaaatgacgtaaaaggatatgataattatttaatagtatagatttaaggggtaaaaacgaaaaatcaaatcaaatcgtGACTGAATCTCAAATGCTTACACTAGAAAGATTTATTTCGtgagcttatttggttaaataattTACTTGTCaaacatttgaaaaaaaaagactGAAATATTGGTCCAAATAAGCCTTTCTTTGACCAAATCGTGACTGAAATCTTTCGCTAAATGGGCCTTAATCCATTTAATAATTCCTTATCTTTCTCCGAAGAAAATTCAGAGGATTCAAGTTCGAACCCCTCACTCATCATTCAAAGCAAAGACTCAAATTATCTGAGAAAAAAAGATCTCCCCTTTCACTTTCTGCAGGATCAATTTCTCAAATTTAAGAAAATCCCACTTAAATTCTTTTGTAACCATACATTTTTACATTAATTTAGTGGCTTCAATGACACCACCAGATTCTTTAACTCTTAATTTTCCCCTCTCTTTACATCTTTTGTCATCAATAAATAGCATTTCTGCTGAATTGAGCTTCTGCTGTTAATATTTCTTCTGATATTTCTATGGTGTCATATTAACTTATAAAGGTGAATTCTTTTTCTTAATTTCTTGTTTATTTTTATTGCCCTTCAATTTATTTACTTAGTATAAACAGTAAGTTTGCGTACATCCAACCCCTTACCCTGCAATTTATGAAATCCATTGAGGCACTGCGATAATGTTGTAGTATAGTAAACAGTAAGTTTATCTTGGATTTTACTGTAGCTTTGTCTTGCTAATTCAGTGTATCATTTGTGcaattttattgtgggtttgcaTTTGTAAAGGTAATTCTTGGTGTATAAGTACATGAACTGCATAAAGTTGTGATCTTTTTGAGGATAGTATTGTGAAATTGGCAAAATAAATTGCTGTTGTAGTTGTCTTTCCACACTGTTGATGAATATGTCATGAATGTTAGTGTGTTCCATGTTTTTTTGGTGACGGGATTTGATCCGAGGTCATGAGTACCACCCTGCACGACTTTATCAGTCATGCTAGCTGCTGACAGCTGCATGAGTGTGTTCAATGTTCAAATATGTGATTTTGAACTTAAAAATGGTAAATTAGGTTGCATTATTTGTATAATCTACTTTTTCGAGCTTTGACTTTTAGGGTAAGATGATCGTGTTTTGCATAAGTGAAGCTACTAAAAGCCGTGGTATATGATGTGTGGAGAGGTTGTGGATGGTATTCATGAATAACACTGATGAGGACGATTAGCAGTTTCGAATCCCCTCCCCCCTTGTAATTGTACTGCCTTTGTTGAATCTTGAGGGATGCATTTAAAAGGAGGTTTGTTGAATCTCATTTAGGCGAGATTGTGTTTAGTGAGGCTGGTTTTTGTTGCTTGATTGAGTTGGTACTGGTTGGTTTATGCTAGGAATGACAGACATTGTTTGCTAAGGCAACTTATTGTTGTCATTCATgttatgtgattttttttttgttcaagtTTTGTACTGAGGGGCGGCCGGGCGGGAGTACGCAACAATGCAGAGATTTTGTGTGTATATACTCAGAAATCAGAATGAGTGAAAGGTTCAACTGTAGCTTTTCTTAGAACTCTTGCGGATTTCTATTAAAAAGAAATCCGGACTtagattttaaaacctataagtttacctgGCTTTTGTACTATGTTTCACtctccttttgtttttcactttttcttttctattttttcgcaTTGACTCATTatgttcacccatggacggttccaaaggatgattcatgtcagccgaccccaaatcattttgggattaaggctctgatgttgttgttgttgttgttgttgttgttgtattataaATTATAATCTTCATATTGAACCTCAAAATTTGCTGAATGTTGAGTGAATAAAATTGTGTTTCTCTTAGTTTATAGAGTTATAATTTGCAACTTGCAGGCAGTTGTATCATGGTTCAGCCATGCTGATAATACATACAAGAGGATGTATTAGTAACAAGTGCTTGAGTTACTTGGACAGGAACAGCCATACATTTCACAAGTTTACGCCTCTGAAGATCGCAAATGTCTCTTTATTATTTAATACTATAGGTTATCCTGGTTCACCGAGCATCTCCTGTAATGAAGGGCCCCAACACAAGTGCTTTTTTGCCGTACAAGGACTTGGACGACTTAAGAGCCATGTTCTGTCCCCTGACACTCTTACTAAGAGGTGGCTGGTAAGTATATAGTTAGGATGGTCTCACGTGTTAGACCGTCCCATTCATGATTCCGTGTCATCACAAAACTTTTATTTGGGTTGGTTTGTCTCACACGTCTCCTGTGGTCTTTCTGTTGCTGATGTACGAGTATATCTTTTTCTGTTACAGTGCCAATCTCAAGACCCAGTTTCATCGGATGATGAATATCGCTCATCAACAAACATTGCGATCAGCTTATTTAAACGATACCGCAATGTGATTGACCGTGGTGGGATTGATAACCTAAAAGTTAGAAATGTCTTTTACTATTTTCTCATTTAGCAGTATGTTCAGAGCATAAAACTTATTCCCGGGTTGATGCGCTCTTTGAATTACTGTGTTTCTTCAATGCCATAGGAGTTCATAAGAGCCGGGGTTAatgcatatgcattaggttgcaCTGATGAGAGTTTGAGGAAAGAGCTAATCAATATAAAGGAATCTGGAGCTGAAATT
It includes:
- the LOC141590798 gene encoding F-box/kelch-repeat protein At3g23880-like, giving the protein MEDTQNNTLPFDVQTDILLKLPVKSLVRFRCVSKCWRTLITSHRFINLHRLTNNQTNQPQNSNASNLVVLVGNSKILTYEFSGSQVTCKLPSPPILFNSYDLIGSSNGILCLRHPSSLPLRALALYNPTTGDYRVLMSLMTCEFEFHVCHDNAEFGYDHTSNDFKIVSLQQDHRPYIYRLRNNSWEIIELHDSSLLRRFYGIFTKTMVIANNALHWHVKSHASPGERTSLLAFDLGNEEFYEVPLPERDTCSSQHCKDYCEHIDWELANLRGYLHLSIVEFSGRCSHCFPRIEIWIMKEYGVKQSWTKLLHYSLKEVTDLFANRSTPIIQYPKHIWPQVYGYSKDGQEILVGLKSAPKNFFSCHLQTREVKKVSVLSDEKTGAFRLVPWTCTFACIL
- the LOC141593082 gene encoding aminomethyltransferase, mitochondrial, which gives rise to MRGGGLWQLGQSITRRLAQAEKKVASRRHFASEADLKKTALYDFHVANGGKMVPFAGYSMPIQYKDSIMDSTVNCRENGSLFDVAHMCGLSLKGSDCIPFLEKLVIGDIAGLAPGTGTLSVFTNEKGGSIDDTVITKVKDDHIYLVVNAGCRDKDLAHIEEHMKSFKAKGGNVSWHIHDERSLLALQGPLAAPVLQLLTKEDLSKMYFGMFSMVDISGFPCYLTRTGYTGEDGFEISVPDEYAVDLAKQILEKSEGKVRLTGLGARDSLRLEAGLCLYGNDMEQHITPVEAGLTWAVGKRRRAEGGFLGAEVILKQIADGPKIRRVGFISSGPPARSHSEIQNESGENIGEVTSGGFSPCLKKNIAMGYVKSGNHKAGTKVNIVVRGKSYEGVVSKMPFVPTKYYKPS
- the LOC141593085 gene encoding uncharacterized protein LOC141593085 encodes the protein MLIIHTRGCISNKCLSYLDRNSHTFHKFTPLKIANVSLLFNTIGYPGSPSISCNEGPQHKCFFAVQGLGRLKSHVLSPDTLTKRWLCQSQDPVSSDDEYRSSTNIAISLFKRYRNVIDRGGIDNLKEFIRAGVNAYALGCTDESLRKELINIKESGAEIEAMENYGGSTSLKSRILSEEVDECILWLSIIFITILCTPQPTIVRWSTSPPVSEDIMLQWKGFCAIIAKAYYIRGMAWLPVKPLQLEQMAVAGHAEEPSVVASRMRLVFSTLEVVSPQWPGA